A segment of the Bacillus licheniformis DSM 13 = ATCC 14580 genome:
TTGGACAAGCAAGCCCTTTTGCATCTAATACGCGATCAGTTTTGATGTTCATCAATCATCCCTCCATATTCATTTTCTGTTTTATATCACTGTTCCATTTGGCTGCTTCAGGATTTCCTGTTTTGCATTCCCGAAGAAGCAACCGTTCAATTTGGAGATTATATAAATAAATTCACCTTTGCTTCGTTGGCATCGCCTAGATAAGCGGCAACACCTGCATAATCAAGGCCGTCGATGAGTTCTTCTTTTTGCAAGCCTAACAAGTCCATTGTCATTGTACAGGCAACAAGCTTAACTCCTTGTTCTTGCGCCATTTCAATCAGTTGAGGCAGAGACAGTACGCCGTGCTTTTTCATGACATGTTTGATCATTTTAGGCCCGATACCGGCAAAATTCATTTTAGATAATCCGAGTTTCTTTGAACCACGGGGCATCATAAAGCCGAACGCTTTTTCAAGCGGTCCTTTCTTTACTGGCACCGGTTCATCTTTTCTTAAAGCGTTAAGCCCCCAAAAAGTATGAAAAACTGTTACCTCATGATCATAAGCAGCGGCGCCATTTGCAATAATAAAAGCGGCAATCGCCTTATCTAGGTCACCGCTAAATAAAACAATGGTCGTTTTTTCTTTTTGGTCTGACATATAACAACTCTCCCACTTTTGTATACTTATACCCGTACAGGTATATAAAAACTAAAAAAAATATAAGTCAGCTTTTTATACCCTAAAGGGTATAAAAACAGCAAAATTTCTTTTAACCAGGGGTATATAGAGGCTGTATCATAAACAACAGCCATCTAAACATTATCTGCTTTTAACCAATAAATTAACGGCTTCTTGGATGAGGTCTTCGGTATCTTCTCCTCTTTCAATTTGAAGGCGGACGCATTTCTCCAAGTTACTGCTTACAACAACACCGATGGCCCGATCTAATGCAGAACGAACAGCTGACATTTGGCTTACGAGTTCTTTACACTCTTTTCC
Coding sequences within it:
- a CDS encoding DsrE/DsrF/DrsH-like family protein, with protein sequence MSDQKEKTTIVLFSGDLDKAIAAFIIANGAAAYDHEVTVFHTFWGLNALRKDEPVPVKKGPLEKAFGFMMPRGSKKLGLSKMNFAGIGPKMIKHVMKKHGVLSLPQLIEMAQEQGVKLVACTMTMDLLGLQKEELIDGLDYAGVAAYLGDANEAKVNLFI
- a CDS encoding metal-sensitive transcriptional regulator; this translates as MEYDDQLKNRIKRVEGQVRGILKMMDEGKECKELVSQMSAVRSALDRAIGVVVSSNLEKCVRLQIERGEDTEDLIQEAVNLLVKSR